The genomic stretch AAAACTACCCCCATTGCGCTTGCACTTATCGTTTCAGGCTATACCGCAGCACCACAAGCGATTGAATTTAATTGGGGTGATGTTGAAGGTTCATTCAACTCGCAAATCACCGCAGGCTCAAGCTGGCGTGTTGAAGAACAAGATGCGAAGAATGTTGGTGTCGGTAATGGTGGTCTAGCTGGAAATACACCAACCGGTGATGATGGTAACTTAAATTACGACAAAGGCGATGCATTTACTCAAACAATCAAGGGTATTCATGATCTTGGTTTAACGTATGAAACCGAAGAAGGTACAACATTTGGTGCCTTTGTTCGTGGTAAGTATTGGTATGACTACGCATTAGATCAAAACGATGTGCATCACGGTAGTGGTACTAATGGTTATGTTGCCAATGAGCCAATTAATGATGATGATTTTAATGATTTAACTAAATCAAAAGGCGTTGCGTTACTTGATGCTTATATCTTTACTGGTTTTTACCTAGGTGATACAGCTGTTGATTTACGACTTGGTAAGCAAGTTGTTAACTGGGGTGAAAGCTCATTCATTCAAGGTGGTATTAACGCGGTTAATCCCGTGGATGCAGCCGCTTTCCGTCGCCCTGGTGCTGAAGTGAAAGAAGGTTTATTACCGGTTAATATGATTTTTGCCAATATAGGATTAACGGATAATTTAAGTGTTGAAGCTTTTTATCAATTAGAGTTTGAACCAACAGTGATTGATAGCTGTGGTACTTATTTCTCTACCGCGGATTATTTAGCCGAAGGTTGTAATACGTTAGTGGTGGATCCTGGAACTGGTTTGACAGATAAAGGTTTGTACGATTCTGGCATATATGCAACACGTGGAACTGATGAAATGGCCTCTGATGATGGTCAGTTTGGTGTGGCATTTAAGTACTATGCAGAAAGCCTAAACGCGACTGAATTTGGTTTGTATTATATGAATTATCATTCTCGCTTGCCTTATGCAAGTGCTGAAGCGGGTGAGTATAATGGCGCAGGCTCAATTGGCTTACCATTTATTCCAATTGGTACGACACCATTACCACCAGGTGTTGATCCTGCTACATATAATCCTAACTATCACACGGTTTATCCTGAAGACATTCAATTGTTTGGTCTTAGTTTTAATACAACCGTTTCAGAATGGGCTGTGTCTGGTGAAATCAGCCACCGTCTAGATATGCCATTACAAATAAATGGCGCAGACCTATTAGCATCGGCATTAAGTGATGACCCTCGTTCTCCGCTAACTCCTGAATATAGAGAAGCTAATGCGGGTGAAACAGTTGATGGTTTCCACCGTTATGACTATACCCAATCACAGTTAACATTTATTAAATTTTTCGATAAAGCCCTTGGTACAGACCGTATCACCACGGTTGCTGAATTAGGTTATGGCCACGTTTGGGATTTGCCTGAAGGCGATGATGATATTAAATATGGTCGTGCAACTGTATATGGTACTAGTTTTGATGGTGTCGGTATCGACGATGATGGCTATACAACAACAGACAGTGCCGGTTACCGTTTAGCTGTAAAAGCGGATTACCGTAATGTTTTCGCCGGTGTTGATTTAGCGCCATCAGTCGCTTGGTCACATGATGTATATGGTTACAGCCCTGAACCACAAGGTACTTTCCAAGAAGGTCGTACGGGTGTAAATCTAGCATTGAAGGCTGATTATTTAAACATGTACTCTATGTCGGTAAGTTATACTCAGTTCGGTGGTGATTTTAACCCATTGTCTGATCGTGATTACGTATCTGCTGCCGTTGGTATTTCATTCTAATAATGAGAATCAGCAATAAGTTGTCAGATGATGAATACGGATATAGCGAATAGAAGTTTTAGAAAAGGATTTTAATTATGAAAGTGTTCAATAAAGCATATAGCGTAGCTGCCATTTCTGTGGCGATGGCATTCTCGGCATCAACTCTTGCGAAAGTGAGTGAAGCAGATGCGGCCAAACTAGGTAAAGAATTAACCCCCGTCGGTGCTGTTACTGCAGGTAATGCTGATGGCACTATTCCGGCATGGACAGGTGGCATTACTAATGCCATTCTTGGCACTGATTTTGGTAAAAACGATCGAGTAACTAACCCATTTGCTGAAGATAAACCGCAGTTTGTTATTACAGCTGCGAATGTGGATAAGTATAAAGATAACTTAACACCTGGTCAGTTAGCGATGTTTAAGAAGTACCCTGATACTTACACTATGCCTGTTTATGAAACACGACGTAGTTTCGCGCAATCAGATGATATTTATGACACGATTAAAGGCAATGCCCTTAATGCCACGTTAGCAGATGGCGGTAATGGTCTAAATGATTTTAATATTACGATCCCATTTCCGATTCCTGAAAACGGCTTAGAAGTTATCTGGAACCACATTACTCGTTACCGTGGTGGTCATGCAGAGCGTGTTATCACAACTATCCCTGTACAGCGTAATGGTGCGTATACCGCAGTTAAAGTAGAAGATAAATTTTATATCCCTGAAGCCCTAAAGGGCGGTCGTGATGCCAAGAAAGATGACAATATCTTGTTCTATTATATGCAGCGTATTATTGCACCTGCACGTTTAACAGGCACCATTGCACTTGTTCATGAAACTGTAGACCAGGTAAAAGAGCCCCGTAAAGCGTGGATCTATAACTCGGGTCAACGCCGTGTTCGTCGTGCGCCAAATGTATCGTATGATGGCGAAGGTATTGGCGTAGAAGGTTCACGGACGTCAGATAACTATGATATGTATAATGGTGCTCCTGATCGTTATGAATGGACTCTTGTAGGTAAGAAAGAGCTCTATATTCCATATAACTCTTATAACCTTTCTTCTACAGATCTTGAGTATAAAGATATTGTAAAGCCAGGTCATATTAATCAAGCATACACACGTTACGAGAAACACCGTGTGTGGGAAGTTCAAGCAAAAGTAAAAGACGGTCAACGTCATGTTTATGCACAGCGTAACTTCTTTATTGATGAAGACAGCTGGCAAGCAGGTGTTATCGACCACTATGACGCACGTGGCAACTTATGGCGCGTAGCTGAAGCACATTCTGTTCAGTATTATAATGCTGACGTGAACTGGTTTGCGGCAGAAACCTTGTATGACG from Moritella marina ATCC 15381 encodes the following:
- a CDS encoding DUF1302 domain-containing protein, with translation MKKTTQKKYFKTTPIALALIVSGYTAAPQAIEFNWGDVEGSFNSQITAGSSWRVEEQDAKNVGVGNGGLAGNTPTGDDGNLNYDKGDAFTQTIKGIHDLGLTYETEEGTTFGAFVRGKYWYDYALDQNDVHHGSGTNGYVANEPINDDDFNDLTKSKGVALLDAYIFTGFYLGDTAVDLRLGKQVVNWGESSFIQGGINAVNPVDAAAFRRPGAEVKEGLLPVNMIFANIGLTDNLSVEAFYQLEFEPTVIDSCGTYFSTADYLAEGCNTLVVDPGTGLTDKGLYDSGIYATRGTDEMASDDGQFGVAFKYYAESLNATEFGLYYMNYHSRLPYASAEAGEYNGAGSIGLPFIPIGTTPLPPGVDPATYNPNYHTVYPEDIQLFGLSFNTTVSEWAVSGEISHRLDMPLQINGADLLASALSDDPRSPLTPEYREANAGETVDGFHRYDYTQSQLTFIKFFDKALGTDRITTVAELGYGHVWDLPEGDDDIKYGRATVYGTSFDGVGIDDDGYTTTDSAGYRLAVKADYRNVFAGVDLAPSVAWSHDVYGYSPEPQGTFQEGRTGVNLALKADYLNMYSMSVSYTQFGGDFNPLSDRDYVSAAVGISF
- a CDS encoding DUF1329 domain-containing protein, producing MKVFNKAYSVAAISVAMAFSASTLAKVSEADAAKLGKELTPVGAVTAGNADGTIPAWTGGITNAILGTDFGKNDRVTNPFAEDKPQFVITAANVDKYKDNLTPGQLAMFKKYPDTYTMPVYETRRSFAQSDDIYDTIKGNALNATLADGGNGLNDFNITIPFPIPENGLEVIWNHITRYRGGHAERVITTIPVQRNGAYTAVKVEDKFYIPEALKGGRDAKKDDNILFYYMQRIIAPARLTGTIALVHETVDQVKEPRKAWIYNSGQRRVRRAPNVSYDGEGIGVEGSRTSDNYDMYNGAPDRYEWTLVGKKELYIPYNSYNLSSTDLEYKDIVKPGHINQAYTRYEKHRVWEVQAKVKDGQRHVYAQRNFFIDEDSWQAGVIDHYDARGNLWRVAEAHSVQYYNADVNWFAAETLYDVIAGRYLVTGLNNEERKGIQFDVKAKRKDFSTSALKRMGR